The following coding sequences lie in one Lysobacter capsici genomic window:
- a CDS encoding ABC transporter transmembrane domain-containing protein: MTDPSAGPRADTRRDLQKAPIGTLSTLWPFVRRHRPLFIAWLFALAASSAATLSMPLAFKKMIDQGFAQSASGGGSGAIDQAFLILFLVAIALALATAVRFYFVAILGEKVVADLRETLYRHVIALDAGFHDRTRSGELVSRLTADAELLRSVVGSSMSVALRSSVTVIGSLGMLFYTSPRLAGYALIGIPLAVLPIIIGGRKLQKISRNTQDRIADANTLAAETLGAVRTVQAHAREPYEQGRFSESLRIAVKTARQRITAQALVTAIAITLVFGAITLVLWSGAHDVVAGRLSAGTLGQFVLYALIGGGSIGALAEVWNDLQRAAGGMGRISELLNETNAVKAPAQPTPLPQPLRGEIVFDQVAFHYPQRMDLPALQNFSLRVNPGETVALVGPSGAGKSTVFSILLRFHDPQSGAVRVDGIDVRDTDPADLRESIALVPQQPTIFATTARDNIRYGRLGANDEEVDQAVRAAHAEDFIRALPEGLSTELGERGARLSGGQQQRIAIARALLKDAPILLLDEATSALDAQSERAVQQALETLMEGRTTLVIAHRLATVLKADRIVVMDRGHIVAEGTHAQLLAEGGLYAELAKLQFLD; encoded by the coding sequence ATGACAGACCCCAGCGCCGGCCCCAGAGCCGACACCCGCCGCGACCTGCAGAAAGCCCCGATCGGCACCCTGAGCACCCTGTGGCCGTTCGTGCGCAGGCACCGTCCCTTGTTCATCGCCTGGCTGTTCGCCTTGGCCGCCTCCAGCGCGGCGACGCTGAGCATGCCGCTGGCGTTCAAGAAGATGATCGACCAGGGCTTCGCCCAGAGCGCGTCCGGCGGCGGCAGCGGCGCGATCGACCAGGCCTTCCTGATCCTGTTCCTGGTCGCCATCGCGCTGGCCCTGGCCACCGCGGTGCGCTTCTACTTCGTCGCCATCCTCGGCGAAAAAGTCGTCGCCGACCTGCGCGAAACCCTGTACCGCCACGTGATCGCGCTGGACGCGGGCTTCCACGACCGCACCCGCAGCGGCGAACTGGTCTCGCGCCTGACCGCCGACGCCGAACTGCTGCGCAGCGTGGTCGGTTCGAGCATGTCGGTGGCCCTGCGCAGCTCGGTCACGGTGATCGGCAGCCTGGGCATGCTGTTCTATACCAGCCCGCGCCTGGCCGGCTACGCCCTGATCGGCATTCCGCTGGCGGTGCTGCCGATCATCATCGGCGGGCGCAAGCTGCAGAAGATCTCGCGCAACACCCAGGACCGCATCGCCGACGCCAACACCCTGGCCGCCGAAACCCTCGGCGCGGTGCGCACGGTCCAGGCCCACGCCCGCGAGCCCTACGAACAAGGCCGTTTCAGCGAATCGCTGCGGATCGCGGTCAAGACCGCGCGCCAGCGCATCACCGCCCAGGCCCTGGTCACCGCGATCGCGATCACCCTGGTGTTCGGCGCGATCACCCTGGTGCTGTGGTCGGGCGCGCACGACGTGGTCGCCGGCCGCCTGAGCGCCGGCACCCTGGGCCAGTTCGTGCTGTACGCCTTGATCGGCGGCGGCTCGATCGGCGCCTTGGCCGAGGTCTGGAACGACCTGCAGCGCGCCGCCGGCGGCATGGGCCGGATCAGCGAACTGCTCAACGAAACCAACGCGGTGAAGGCGCCGGCGCAGCCCACGCCGCTGCCGCAGCCGTTGCGCGGCGAGATCGTGTTCGATCAGGTCGCCTTCCACTACCCGCAGCGCATGGACCTGCCGGCGCTGCAGAACTTCAGCCTGCGGGTGAACCCCGGCGAGACCGTGGCCCTGGTCGGCCCGTCCGGCGCCGGCAAGAGCACGGTGTTCTCGATCCTGCTGCGCTTCCACGACCCGCAAAGCGGCGCGGTGCGCGTGGACGGCATCGACGTGCGCGACACCGACCCGGCCGACCTGCGCGAATCGATCGCGCTGGTGCCGCAGCAACCGACCATCTTCGCCACCACCGCGCGCGACAACATCCGCTACGGGCGGCTCGGCGCCAACGACGAGGAAGTCGACCAGGCCGTGCGCGCCGCGCATGCCGAAGACTTCATCCGCGCCCTGCCCGAGGGCCTGTCGACCGAACTGGGCGAGCGCGGCGCGCGCCTGTCCGGCGGCCAGCAGCAACGCATCGCGATCGCCCGCGCCCTGCTCAAGGACGCGCCGATCCTGCTGCTCGACGAAGCCACCAGCGCGCTCGACGCGCAAAGCGAACGCGCGGTGCAGCAGGCGCTGGAAACGCTGATGGAAGGCCGCACCACTCTCGTCATCGCGCATCGCCTGGCGACCGTGCTCAAGGCCGACCGGATCGTGGTCATGGACCGCGGCCACATCGTCGCCGAAGGCACCCACGCG